In the genome of Xenopus laevis strain J_2021 chromosome 1S, Xenopus_laevis_v10.1, whole genome shotgun sequence, one region contains:
- the cer1.S gene encoding cerberus precursor — protein MLLNVLRICIIVCLVNDGAGKHSEGRERTKTYSLNSRGYFRKERGARRSKILLVNTKGLDEPHIGHGDFGLVAELFDSTRTHTNRKEPDMNKVKLFSTVAHGNKSARRKAYNGSRRNIFSRRSFDKRNTEVTEKPGAKMFWNNFLVKMNGAPQNTSHGSKAQEIMKEACKTLPFTQNIVHENCDRMVIQNNLCFGKCISLHVPNQQDRRNTCSHCLPSKFTLNHLTLNCTGSKNVVKVVMMVEECTCEAHKSNFHQTAQFNMDTSTTLHH, from the exons ATGTTACTAAATGTACTCAGGATCTGTATTATCGTCTGCCTTGTGAATGATGGAGCAGGAAAACACTCAGAAGGACGAGAAAGGACAAAAACATATTCACTTAACAGCAGAGGTTACTTCAGAAAAGAAAGAGGAGCACGTAGGAGCAAGATTCTGCTGGTGAATACTAAAGGTCTTGATGAACCCCACATTGGGCATGGTGATTTTGGCTTAGTAGCTGAACTATTTGATTCCACCAGAACACATACAAACAGAAAAGAGCCAGACATGAACAAAGTCAAGCTTTTCTCAACAGTTGCCCATGGAAACAAAAGTGCAAGAAGAAAAGCTTACAATGGTTCTAGAAGGAATATTTTTTCTCGCCGTTCTTTTGATAAAAGAAATACAGAGGTTACTGAAAAGCCTGGTGCCAAGATGTTCTGGAACAATTTTTTGGTTAAAATGAATGGAGCCCCACAGAATACAAGCCATGGCAGTAAAGCACAGGAAATAATGAAAGAAGCTTGCAAAACCTTGCCCTTCACTCAG AATATTGTACATGAAAACTGTGACAGGATGGTGATACAGAACAATCTGTGCTTTGGTAAATGCATCTCTCTCCATGTTCCAAATCAGCAAGATCGACGAAATACTTGTTCCCATTGCTTGCCGTCCAAATTTACCCTGAACCACCTGACGCTGAATTGTACTGGATCTAAGAATGTAGTAAAGGTTGTCATGATGGTAGAGGAATGCACGTGTGAAGCTCATAAGAGCAACTTCCACCAAACTGCACAGTTTAACATGGATACATCTACTACCCTGCACCATTAA